A window of the Acidimicrobiales bacterium genome harbors these coding sequences:
- a CDS encoding TetR/AcrR family transcriptional regulator C-terminal domain-containing protein, with amino-acid sequence MRQAERPTLNREAIARAALELIDTDGLAGLSMRKLGSKLGVEAMSLYHYVANKGDLLVAAVEQLYLEIDISTPADPVEWEATVRSGLQSFRDTLARHPNAISLFASEPAVSPGAFGVFYAAYDLFRFAGLEPAEAHEALHLVVSFVLGHLMLGVSRADGLDVWDLVEVSGDTEPEVAAFIKAGAATPADDHFDFGLDTMIAGLRARFDLP; translated from the coding sequence ATGCGGCAGGCGGAACGACCCACCCTCAACCGAGAGGCCATTGCGCGCGCCGCGCTCGAGCTCATCGACACCGATGGCCTTGCCGGTCTGTCGATGCGCAAGCTCGGCTCGAAACTCGGCGTCGAGGCCATGTCGCTCTACCACTACGTCGCCAACAAGGGTGATCTGCTCGTGGCTGCCGTCGAGCAGCTCTATCTCGAGATCGACATCTCTACGCCGGCCGACCCGGTCGAATGGGAAGCCACGGTGCGCTCGGGTCTGCAGTCGTTCCGCGACACCCTCGCCCGCCATCCGAACGCCATCTCGCTGTTCGCGTCCGAACCGGCGGTCAGCCCCGGCGCCTTCGGCGTGTTCTATGCGGCGTACGACCTGTTCCGTTTCGCCGGGCTCGAGCCCGCAGAGGCCCATGAGGCCCTCCATCTCGTGGTGTCCTTCGTGCTCGGGCATCTCATGCTGGGTGTGAGCCGGGCCGACGGCCTCGACGTGTGGGATCTGGTGGAGGTCAGCGGCGACACCGAACCCGAAGTTGCGGCGTTCATCAAGGCGGGTGCGGCGACGCCGGCCGACGACCATTTCGACTTCGGTCTCGACACGATGATCGCTGGTCTGCGGGCCCGGTTCGATCTTCCCTGA
- a CDS encoding SAM-dependent methyltransferase, which yields MSLERFDDYMNRCLYGGSGFYVSGGGRAGRRTGDFITSPEVGPLFGAVLARWLDTVWQSLGQPDPFVVIDAGTGPGTLLRSLERAAPACAQVWQLSGVDPAHGTELPVRLDGAVVVANELLDNLVVRILEHRADGWHEVWVDDGQEVLRPLDEADVARLPGPIAALPVGARTPWFEAAAAWVGDVLRRGAATILAFDYGAPTTAELVERGGWLRTYRQHRRGDDPYVTPGSADITVDVAFDQLPPTRSLVRQDDFLVRYGIVELVDEGRRHWDAHAARPDLEAMVMRSRSNEAAALTDASGLGGWLVATWGAGT from the coding sequence GTGTCACTCGAGCGATTCGACGACTACATGAACCGCTGCCTCTACGGGGGCAGCGGTTTCTATGTTTCGGGCGGGGGACGAGCCGGGCGGCGCACCGGCGACTTCATCACGAGTCCAGAGGTCGGGCCGTTGTTCGGCGCGGTGCTCGCTCGCTGGCTCGATACGGTCTGGCAGTCGCTCGGCCAGCCCGACCCCTTCGTCGTGATCGATGCCGGCACCGGTCCCGGCACGCTGCTGCGCAGCCTCGAGCGCGCCGCTCCGGCGTGTGCGCAGGTGTGGCAGCTGAGCGGCGTCGACCCGGCGCACGGGACCGAGCTCCCGGTGCGTCTCGACGGTGCGGTGGTGGTGGCAAACGAATTGCTCGACAACCTCGTGGTCCGGATCCTGGAACACCGCGCCGATGGCTGGCACGAGGTGTGGGTCGACGATGGTCAGGAAGTGCTGCGTCCCCTCGACGAGGCCGATGTGGCCCGCCTGCCCGGACCGATCGCAGCGCTGCCGGTCGGGGCCCGTACTCCGTGGTTCGAGGCGGCAGCAGCGTGGGTCGGTGATGTCTTGCGTCGTGGTGCTGCCACGATCCTCGCCTTCGACTACGGAGCCCCCACCACGGCCGAGCTCGTCGAGCGGGGTGGATGGCTGCGTACCTACCGACAACACCGGCGTGGCGACGACCCCTATGTCACGCCTGGCAGCGCCGATATCACGGTCGACGTCGCGTTCGACCAGCTCCCGCCGACGCGTTCGCTCGTTCGCCAGGACGACTTCCTCGTTCGATACGGGATTGTGGAGCTCGTCGACGAAGGTCGACGGCACTGGGACGCTCACGCCGCACGGCCCGACCTCGAGGCCATGGTGATGCGGAGCCGCAGCAACGAAGCGGCCGCGCTGACCGATGCGTCCGGGCTCGGCGGATGGCTGGTCGCCACTTGGGGAGCCGGAACCTGA